The genomic DNA CGAGTGTTTTCACTTAAGTGATTACACTTATACTGCCATAGTTTTTATTTACTGTCGTGAGTTTGTAACGCGACTCAGTTAATTAAAATGTCTACTTCGATCGCCCGAACAACATCTATAACAAAGATTGCAGCAACTACTAAATGTATTTTTGCAACATCTTGATTCATTAAAACTTTAATTCCCTTCATCACAAATTTATTCTAAATTTATGTATTTATTTCTACATCGCAGACAGTAAGTTAATGTCCCCAAAAAATCGGCAGTTTCTTGGTTGGTTATGGCAGCAGTTTCAACTCCAGCAGGGTAAACCCGCTTACATCTATGGCTTGCGAACACTTTTAGTCTTAGGAGCACCTATTGCAGTAGGATTTCTTCTCGGTAAACCTACGGCAAGTGCGATCGCAACTATCTCGGCTTTATTTGTCGGAATGGTTAATATTAATGGAACTTATCGCCAGCAAGCTCTAGCAATCGGTACGGCAACAGTTGGTATTACTTTGGCTTTGTTAATCGCCAATTTAGTTAGTAGTAATTTTTGGTTGACTATTGCCACGACCTTTACAGTCATTTTTGTCCTCGGTTTGGCTGGTTTGTATGATGCGGCAGCGGCGAGAGTTAGCTTAGTTATTTCGATGATGTTTATTATCTCACTAGCTAGATTTTCGTCGTTTCCCAATTTGGTTACGATTCTCGAACAATGTCTGCTTTGTCTGGCTGGCGGACTGTGGACTATGGTATTGTCGTTGAGCTTATGGATAGTACGACCCTATAAACCCGTCATTCAGTCAGTTGCCGATTGCTATCTTGCTTTGAGTAAATTGACTCAGTTAGCACAGAACCGAGTAACCAATTTGCAACAGGAAGATACAAATTTTTTACAAACACAAGATGCAGCAATTCAAAATATAATTTTTGCCCGCGATATGTGGACTTCGGTTTGGACTAAAGAAAAAACCGATAATCCCAGAGGAGAACGATTGCTGGTGTTGTTGGAAGATGCCAATCAAATTGCTAATTCCCTGGTGGCATTGGCAGAATTAATCGCGATCGCTTCTCAGAAGTCTTTATTCGCTCTTTTACAACCAGAAATCGAAAGAGGGACAGAACAAATAGTAGTAAGTTTGCAGAGATTGTCAACTGCTTTAAAAAAAGAGCGATCGATACCTTTAAACCGCATCTACTTTGAAAACCGTAGTTTTTCTTCTTCTGGATCGAGGTGTTTTTTAACCCACAAGCGATCGCTTAAAAACAGTGGAGTAGTATTAATTAGATGCTGAAAATCAGCAACAGCAGAAATTAACTCTTGTTGTTGGTCATAACAAACATGATAAGTTATGTCTTCTCTGAGCCATTGCCAAAGATGTTCGACAGGCATAAAATCTGGGCTATAGCCAGGTAATTGTAGAAGATGGATGTCCATTGCTGATGCTGCCTCGGTGACCACTTTAGCACGATGATATGGTGCGCCATCCCAAACCACAGTTATTTGTTGCTGGGGAAATTCGACTCGCAACTTTTTGAGAACATCAATGGTATTAATTTTCTCTGCTTTCTCATAAGGAAAAATTCTGGTTTGCGCCTGATTATAGAGGTAAACACCATAAAAAGAGACTTTCTTTCTTCCAGGAGAACTAGAGCTGACCCAAAACCTTTCTCCCCGAATTGACCAACCGTAACCTTCATCGGTATCTAAATGTATATGGGCTTCATCAATATAGATAATTAATCGCTTTTGATGAAGTGCATCCTCTAATAATTCAGTAATTTGTTCGACAAATTCAGCTCTTTTGGCGGTATTGCCTTTATTAAGCAACTTCTTCGCTTTCTTCCAGGAAAAACCCATCTGCTTAAGAGTTTTTCTGACTGTCTCTCGACAACAATTTATCTTCCACTTCTGTTTCAGCCAGTGGACGAATCTTTTTAACGTCCAACGTGGAAACCCTTGAGATTTCCTCCCTCTTTCTTGTGGTGCTAATGCTGACCTTAAAAGAGCTTTCTGGATTTGATTCCCTAAATCTTTTCGCACCGTTTCGGAAAAAAAGGGTTTCTTCCTCCCGTTCTTTGATACTCGACGGCTTTGAGACCTTCTTGATTATAACGATGCACCCATTCCATTACTGTTTGGGGATTTCTTCGGGTTTGTTCCCCTACCTTTGTAGCACTTTTCCCTTCACTAATTTCATACAATGCCATCAGTCTCTCTCTTGTTCGAGGATGTTTGGCAGCCAATGCCTCTGTTCTTAATAACTCTTTGCTTTGATTCCAACGAGCGTAATCTACTTTTAACATCAAATCGATCTTATTTTTCTTCTCTTAATCAGCCTATTTGATTTTGAGCCAAAACTCCAGTTTTCAAACTGGACGGGGTTTAGAAGATTTAGAACGAAGTATAGAGGCGTTAGAACACCAATGGCAAAGCGTGCGCGATCGCATCCATCAGCAAACCCTTAAAATTCAAACTAGTGATTATGCAGAACTCGTCAATCTCAGAAAAATCGTTACGAGTTTGACTAAGCTATCACAACAAATTCATACCGATGCAGAAATTGCGACTAATTTGAGTTTTAGCTCTACTCCCTCGAACAGTTTCTTTCTAACCCAGCCACAACCTTCTTTTTGGTGGGACACGATTAAAAATAATTTTAACTTTCGTTCGGTTTCTTTCCGTCATGCTTTACGTTTGGCAGCGATTGTCATCACCGCCCAATTAATTGCTTATGTGTTGCCCATATCTAGAGGTTATTGGATTACTCTAACAGCACTGGTCGCTCTAAAACCTAACTTTGGTGGAACATTTCAGAGTACGGGGCAAAGGGTTCTTGGAACTATTGTCGGCAGTATTATTGGCATTGTTTTAGTGACTCAAATTCATAACTCTGTGGCGATCGCCTCATTGGTTTTGCTGTTGATGTTTGGTGCGATGTCGTTGCGTTCTTTGAGCTACAGCATTTTTATTACTTTACTCACACCCGTAATTATTTTGCTACTCAACGTTATTGGAGTTGGAGACTGGAAAATTGGCATCCTGCGAATTATCGATAGTTTAATTGGAGGGGGGCTGGCACTTTTGGGCAGTTACTTACTGTTTCCTAATTGGGAAAAAGAGCAGCTTCCCACCCAACTAGAGCAAACGATTCAAGCTAATCTGGCTTATTTTCAGGCAGTAATCTCTATATATTTAGCTAAAAACAATGATGGTGAAAGTTCGCTACAGCGATCGCGCCATCGAGCAGCATTAGAAAACGCCAATGCCGAAGCAGCAGCCCAAAGATTATTTAGCGAACCGCGTCATATTCGCGGAGAAATCGAACCCGTTATGACTCTAATGCTGTATATTCGTAGCTTTTTTAGCTCTGTAACTGCTTTGAGCGAACATTTAGCAGAACTCAGTGAAGAAAATCGCTTTGCTCACATCGAAGATCTTACTGAGGCAATTGCAAGAGTGTTAGACAATTTAGCCACCGCTCTCAATCGAGGAGAAGAACCCCAACCTTTACCAGCTTTAGATAATTATCTGGCAGTTATTGGCGATCGCCTCGAAAAATTACATGCAGCTCGTTTCCTAGAAATGACTGCTCATTCTATTGCCGTAACTCCTACTTTGCGATCGATACGAGAACAGACTCCAGTGGCTACCGAACTAAATAGAATTGTTCGCTCGGTAACAATTATGCACTGCACTATTAGTAGAATGCGAGAGATTGAAGCCAAAGCGCGATAACCTTAATTTCTAATCGAGTACAAATCCGAAGAAGTTGCTAGGCTTTAAAGAGTTAGAGTAGCAGGACAGAGTACGGAAGAAAAATTCTCCCTGCTCCCTGCTAAGGACAGCAATGCTCCCATGCTTTTATCTATGTATCTTTTTCCAACCAAGTTTTAATTGTCGAAGTCACCTCAGCAAGGGGGATTTCTTGAGATTCGTGGTTAGCTCTCTTAACTACTTCAACTTTTCCCGATTTAAGCGAGCGCCCCGTAACAATCCGATAGGGAATACCGATCAGATCGCTATCTTTAAACTTAGCCCCCGCTCTTTCCTGGCGATCGTCTAGTAAAGTCTCCACGTTAGCCTGGTTTAATTCTTGATAGAGTTGTTCGGCAGTTTCTACCTGTGAGGAGTCGGACATATTGGGAATCACGATAATTACCTGATATGGTGCGATCGCTACTGGCCAAATAATACCGTCTTTATCGTAAGATTGTTCCACCGCAGCTTGTGCCAGACGCGAAACCCCGATACCGTAGCAACCCATCCACAAAGGTTCTTCCGTACCTGCCTCGCTAGCGTAAGTAGCCCCCATTGCCTGAGAATATTTAGTTCCCAACTGAAAAATATGTCCTGCTTCAATTCCTCTGGCACTTTGAAGGGTTTGACTGGAATCTAGTACCGAGCGTTCGCCTACCTTAGCTGCTTTAATATCTACCACCAATTCTGGAAGGGTAAACTCCTTACCCCAATTAGCTCCTACTACGTGGTAGCTAGACTCATTAGCACCAGTAATAAAGTTTTCTAACTTTACTACCGTTTTATCTGCCAGTCGTAAAAACTTCGGTGCCACCTCTTTAGCAGGACTAATACAGTCATCATCGAGATTGGGAGCAATATAACCTAGAGGCAGAGGTTTTGCTGCCCATTTCTTCTGTGCCGTTTCATCGGGTACGTTCAAACCGATGACGGTATTGGCATTATATTGGGGAGCGAGTTTAACTAATTCGTTTTGCAGTTTGACTTCATTAATATCAAGATCGCCACGAATGCTAATTAAAACTAATACTTTGATACCGTTGTCGTAAATAGCTTCGTAAAGAACGTTTTTAACAATCGCGGTAGGCGAACATTTTAAAAACTCTGCTAGTTTGGCAATAGTTGCGGTGTCTGGGGTTTCTATCTTTTCGTAGCTAGTAAATGGCGAAGCTACGGCATCGGTTGGCAGAGAAACCGCTTTTTCAACATTTGCCGCGTATTTACCGTCTTCGGTGTAAAGAATTTCATCTTCTCCCGCCTCTGCTAGAATCATAAACTCCTGAGAACCAGAACCGCCAATGGCTCCCGAATCTGCTTCTACTGCCCGAAACTGCAAACCGCAACGTTTGAGAATATTATTATATGCCCGATCCATATCTCGATAGGTTTGTTTGAGGCTAGCTTCATCGGTATGAAACGAATAGGCATCTTTCATAATAAATTCTCGACCGCGCATCAAGCCAAAACGAGGGCGAATTTCGTCGCGAAATTTAGTTTGAATCTGGTATAAATTTAGCGGTAGCTGACGGTAAGAACGGATAGCATCTCTAGCGATCGCGGTAATTACTTCCTCATGAGTGGGACCTAATCCCAGCTCTCGCTGCTGGCGATCGACTAAGGAAAACATAATTCCTTCGGCTTTAGTATAGGTATCCCAACGCCCCGACTCTTGCCATAGCTGTGCTGGCTGTATTTGGGGTAACAAACATTCCTGCGCCCCTGTTTTATCCATTTCTTCACGCACGATTTGAGAGACTTTTTGCAGCACCCGCCACATTAGGGGTAAATAAGCGTAAATACCGCTACCGATGCGACGAATGTAACCCGCACGCAGCAGCAACTGATGACTGGGAATTTCTGCCTCTGCTGGATTTTCTCGCAGCGTGACAAACAGCATTTGTTGTAAGCGCATTGTTATCTCTCTAGCTAAACTTAGGAATACTTATTTTAGACTAAAACCTTTTAGTTACTTTTACCGAATTAATTTAAGTTTTCAATAAAGTAAAGTAAGTTTTACAACCTAATAGTTAAAAATTTAGATGAAGTTTGTCGATTCTGTGACGGCATATCTAGTCATTTAAATTTATTTATGTATATATGGAGTAAAGCAAAATATTTAATTTTTAGTTTTATTTACTTAAAAAAATATTAACGGAGATAGATTGATGAAAATTGGAGCGCAAGAGGGCAACTGGGTAAATCGCAATGTCATGGAAATTTTAGTTAAAGAAGAAATTGACAGACAAATTCGCCGCTATCCGTCAAATGTTGTCAAAAAAATCAATCTTTTAGAAGTAGCTACTTATGCGTTAAATAGATTGCCAGCTTTATATGCTTCTTCTCAGCAAGGATTTAACAAACAAAAATTAAAAGGACGTGCGGAACACAGCGTAGAAATTACTCAAGCCGTTCGTCGAGGTTTTGCGGCGGTACAGCAAGATTTATTGCGTTATTCCGTTCCCTTGATTGAATCTACTGAGCCAAGTATTAACGACGATACTAAGGATATTGAAGAAGCTAGAAAAGCCTTGCAAGAGTTAGCCAAGTATTTACCCAATGGTGAATTTTCTTGGTCTAAAATTGTTAAGTTAATCAAACCTTATTTAGCCCAAGCTAATCTTAAAGACGCAAGTTCTACTCGTCGCTTTGATAAAATAACCTGCAACTCTAGTTCCGAATGGGTAGGCAACTCTAGCTATCGAAAATAATCTGTGTCAAGTCGCGAACAAAAGAAGTTTTAAGAGAAGCAACGAAAAACAAGTTTTATAGTCATTTTAGTTAATTAATACCTATAGTTTCTTTTTGGAATAACTATATTTATTAAATATAAAAACTATTAGTTTTAAAATGTGACCCAATCTAACCTTATTTTTCTTGCCAAAATTCATTACTTTGATGTTTATTTTTATCGAAAGAAAAATTAGTTGTTGACTCTGGCTGAAACTTGGAAAAAGATAGAGTTTCATTTATTGGTGCGATCGCCTTTGGCGGTACGCGGGGCGTAATCGCGCCTTGCGCACTGGCAGAACTAATCGTAGCTCTAGTTTCTATTTGACGTTCGAGACGGTCGGCAGAAGAAACTAAATTACTCAAGCCGTTAACTAAATTTCTGACGTTTTCTAAAAATGCAGGATCGCCAGTAAAAGCTTCTAAATCGGAGGTGATTTTTTGAGCATTGGCAAAAGTAACTCTAGCCGAGTCTAGTGTTTGTTGCAGCGTCACCAAGCTGTTGGGATCGTTAAATGTCTCGGAAATATTTTTAAGATTTTCCGATGCTGCTGCAGCATTAGCCGTGAGAGTCTCTAAATTTTGTGCTAGCTGTTCGGTGTCGGTAGTACCTAAAGTATTGTCTAGTTTGACAATCAAACCTTGCAGGCGATCGCTCGTGGTACTAATACTATTTAAAGTTGTAGTTAGATTGCCTTGATTTTGTTCTAATAAGCGATTGACATTGGTGGTTAATTCACTGACGCGATCGGCAGTAGTCTGATATTTTTGAGCGGTGGTCACTAATTCGCTAGAAGTATTATTAGCAATATCGCTCAAATTATTAGTTATCTGCGAAACGCCAGCAAGCTCTCGTTCGACATCTTTTACCAACAAAGAGACATCTTGACTCAGATCGGCTACTCCTGCGGCGGCTCTAGAGGCATTGACAACTACAGAATCAATTTTGGCAAAAAACTCTGGATCGCCGTAAAGCTGGCTAAAACGGTAGGTCAAGGGCAGCAAATCGTCTAGAGTCAAACCTTTTTCTCCAGGAAGGCGAGCATTATTGCATAAGATCGCGTTAGCATTGCAATTGTTACCAACGGGATTTAACTCTAACTGGTCTGCCGATAGTTGAGTTTCGGGAATGATATCGATAAAGGTTTCGCCAATCAAGCCAGAACTTGTAGCTTTAACGTTGACATCTCTGGGAATAACTAAGTCAGAAGAAGAAATTTCGAGAGTAACATCGACTCCATTAGTACCCGATTGAATATTGGCAATTTTGCCTACTCTCAGTCCTCGGTAGCGAACTCCATCACCTACTTGAATACCATTAACGTCGGGAAATTCGACTTGGATTTGGTAACTTCTGCTACCAAACTTAATTCCTCTCAACCAAAGAGCAATTCCTGCTACTAAGGCAACACCAACGATAATTAATAAACCGACAGAGCCTTCTCTTACAGTGCGCGATCGCATGATAAATTCTATCCTCTCACTCTTAAATATAGTTTAATCGCCGACTCCAATTGGACCTTCAATACTGGCACTAAAAAATTGCCTGACCAAAGGATTATCAGTAGTATCGATTTCCTCGACTTTTCCCTGCCACTGAATTTTGCCTCCGTATAAAAAGATAACGCGATCGGCAGTGCGGCGGATGGTACTTTCTTGGTGAGTTACCATTAAATAAGTACCACACCCTCTTTCGGTACACTGTAAGTCACGCACTAAATCTTCAATCACCGTCGAAGCGATCGGATCTAGACCTGCGGTAGGTTCGTCATAAAGCACTACATCGGCTTTACTGTCTTCGTCTTCGGGATTAGACATAACCGCCCGTGCAAAGCTGACTCGCTTCCGCATACCTCCAGACAATTCGGCAGGATAGCTATCATTAGTTCCCGATAGTCCTACCATTTCTAATTTTTCATCAACTAATTTCCTGATTTGTTTGTAGCTTAGATCGGAGTGCTCGAATAAATAAAAGCCTACGTTTTGCTCGACCGTTAGAGAATCAAACAGTGCTGCTTGTTGAAACACCATACTGATAACAATTCGGTCTTCTGCATCTTCGATCAGACCCAGACGTTTTTTGCCTCTAATATAGATTTCTCCTCGGTCTATAGGGATCAAACCAGCAATCATTCGCAAAATTGTAGATTTACCAGTACCAGAAGGTCCGATAATTACCAAAGCTTCACCGCGATCGATCTTTAAATCGACGCGATCGAGAATTACTTTGTTGCCAAAGCATTTGCTAACCCCTCTTAACTCAATTAAAGGCGGTTCTTTGCCGTTTGTGCTATCGACCATAGTTGTATCAGTAGAGAAGTAGTTGGACTTTTAAACGAGACTTGCGCTTGCCGAGGAAACCTCGGCGCGCTTCCTCGTTTTATTCTACTCGGCAACTTCTAAACCAAAAACTCGCGCTACGGATTTTTCTACTTTGTAACCAGAATCAATATTTTCCAGAGGATCTTTACGTAAGCGATGGCGCAGACAGAGGACGATAACGCGACGAATATCTTCAATAGTAACTTCGCTGCGTCCCTCAAAAGCCGCAAGTGCTTTAGCAGCACGATTGGTAACGATATCGCCTCGCAACCCGTCTACATCTAGTTCGGAGCAAATTTCTGAAATTTTGACCTGTAAATCGCGATCGATAGTAACTTGAGGCAGTAACTCTTGCGCCCGAACGATTTGAGACTGTAATTTTTCTTGCTCTTCAAAATATTTCTGACAAAAAGCATTGGGATCGCCATCAAATTCGGCTCTTTGCTCGACAATTTGCACTCTTAATTCTGGTTCTTTGACCGTATGGATCTCGGCGTGCATCCCAAAACGGTCTAATAGCTGAGGACGCAATTCTCCTTCTTCGGGGTTACCCGAACCGACCATGACAAATCTTGCGGGGTGTCTGATAGATATTCCTTCTCTTTCTACGGTATTCCAACCGCCAGCAGCCGAGTCTAGTAGTACATCTACCAAATGGTCGTCTAACAGATTGACCTCATCTACATAGAGAATACCGCGATTGGCTTTGGCTAACAAACCTGGTTCAAATGCCTTAACTCCTTCTGCCAGAGCCTTTTCAATATCAATAGTGCCGCAGACGCGGTCTTCGGTTGCGCCTAATGGTAGATCGACCATTTGTACTTTTTTCTTAACAATTTCGATGGGAAGTTGCTGTTCGATCGCTTGCTTGACTTCTTCGCTCATCAAGTCAGAATCAACTGGATCGCTATTAAAAGGATCTCCTGCTACTACTTCAATTTCTGGTAAGAGGTCGGCTAAAGCGCGAATTGTAGTGGACTTGCCCGTACCGCGATCGCCCATAATCATTACGCCACCAATTTTTGGGTCGATAACATTTAAAATTAGAGCCAGCTTCATCTCTTCTTGACCGACAATTGCCGTGAAGGGAAAAACTACGCGGCGAGTTTTGGCAGGTGCGGGTAGTGTTGCAGTCATATTAATTTTTTTGTTTAACAGTAAATAAAATTACTAGCAGAGAATTCTACTCAGTATGATTAATGATTTTTTTAGAAAACGTTTTTATTGTGCCATGTTTTAATGGTACAGCGATGCGGGAACGACAATATAGCCCGTACTAACATCTCCCAAAACCAAATTTTTGCTTTTTCCCCAATACCACCAGTACGCACCGACATAAGCACAGATCGAACTGTCTAGCCGATCTTCAATTGCCTTGAGTTCTTTTCCCGTTATTTTGTCGTCAATTATAGGTACTAGATTTTTCAGGCTGGTTTCTGTATCGAGGATTGCTAATGATGGTTCTAATAGTGGTAGCTGATTAACAATGTAGTCGCGTAGCTTTATTAGTTCCGTTTTACGATCTGCCAGCTTGCCTTTTTTATATTTTAAAATTTTTTGCAAACCGAATAAATTTACTATGGCAGGATGGGGATAAACCTCGATTTGATACCGACCTAATTTTTGTGCTTCGATCGCTGGTGCGTGAATAAAGTTTCTGGCTGACAAACTAAGACCAAAACTAGTAGTGCGATCGGCAAAAGGACGATTTAAATTGGCAGGATAACACCCTGCATGATAGCGACCAAAGTATTTGTGGGTTAATTTATCTGGTAATCTCGTTCCTGTTTGATTGGGAATAATTGTTGGTGCATCTACGGCAATCAAAGCAGGTTCGTTGTCCGATACATGGCGATCGATCCAGGTTAAAATCTCTGTTATTTCTGCCTTTGTTGTTAGTTCTAAAATTTTTAGTTTATTGTTATGCCACTCCAAACAACACAGTCCGCTATCACCCGATACCCAACCAAAATCGATTCCGATAAATTTCATTGTTAGTACATATCTTTTAAAAACTCACTGTTAGAACCATAAGACAACAAAACTTTGACGCAGTTGGCGATCGCTTCTAGATGGGCAATTTCGTATCCGTGAGTATTTTCGGTGGGAAAACTCAAACAGGCTGCCCTGGCTACGTGTCCGAATTTCATGGCGATCGAACCATCGCTACCAAAACCCTCTAGCGCGGCAAACTGGAGGGGAATACGCGCTTTTTTAGCTGCCTGCAAGATTTCGGCATTGAGGTTTTCATCGTAAATTCCATAGCTGTCTCTAGATAGCAACACTGGTGCTCGATCGGACTGTAAAGCAAACTCTGCCGCTAAAGGACATATTTCTAAGGCAATTAAGGCATCTAAAGCTTGGTTTTGAGTAAAGTATAAAGCCCCGATCGCCCCAACTTCTTCTTTTGCCGAAGCTACTAAATAAACATCTACAGGAGGGTTAGTCAGATATTTGGCTAATAACAGCAAGATAGCTACCGAGGCTTTATTGTCTAAGGTATAGCTAGCTATATAGTTTTTGAGGCGAAATGGTCGTTTGCGATGTTTGCCTACTACTACCCTACTACCAGGACGAACGCCAGATTTCTCTAACTCCTCATCAGTACACTTAGTTTCTACCCAAGCATCTTCCCATAATAAAGGGGCATCTTCCT from Myxosarcina sp. GI1 includes the following:
- a CDS encoding FUSC family membrane protein, with product MSPKNRQFLGWLWQQFQLQQGKPAYIYGLRTLLVLGAPIAVGFLLGKPTASAIATISALFVGMVNINGTYRQQALAIGTATVGITLALLIANLVSSNFWLTIATTFTVIFVLGLAGLYDAAAARVSLVISMMFIISLARFSSFPNLVTILEQCLLCLAGGLWTMVLSLSLWIVRPYKPVIQSVADCYLALSKLTQLAQNRVTNLQQEDTNFLQTQDAAIQNIIFARDMWTSVWTKEKTDNPRGERLLVLLEDANQIANSLVALAELIAIASQKSLFALLQPEIERGTEQIVVSLQRLSTALKKERSIPLNRIYFENRSFSSSGSRCFLTHKRSLKNSGVVLIRC
- a CDS encoding late competence development ComFB family protein, which codes for MKIGAQEGNWVNRNVMEILVKEEIDRQIRRYPSNVVKKINLLEVATYALNRLPALYASSQQGFNKQKLKGRAEHSVEITQAVRRGFAAVQQDLLRYSVPLIESTEPSINDDTKDIEEARKALQELAKYLPNGEFSWSKIVKLIKPYLAQANLKDASSTRRFDKITCNSSSEWVGNSSYRK
- a CDS encoding DUF429 domain-containing protein, with protein sequence MKFIGIDFGWVSGDSGLCCLEWHNNKLKILELTTKAEITEILTWIDRHVSDNEPALIAVDAPTIIPNQTGTRLPDKLTHKYFGRYHAGCYPANLNRPFADRTTSFGLSLSARNFIHAPAIEAQKLGRYQIEVYPHPAIVNLFGLQKILKYKKGKLADRKTELIKLRDYIVNQLPLLEPSLAILDTETSLKNLVPIIDDKITGKELKAIEDRLDSSICAYVGAYWWYWGKSKNLVLGDVSTGYIVVPASLYH
- the bchI gene encoding magnesium chelatase ATPase subunit I encodes the protein MTATLPAPAKTRRVVFPFTAIVGQEEMKLALILNVIDPKIGGVMIMGDRGTGKSTTIRALADLLPEIEVVAGDPFNSDPVDSDLMSEEVKQAIEQQLPIEIVKKKVQMVDLPLGATEDRVCGTIDIEKALAEGVKAFEPGLLAKANRGILYVDEVNLLDDHLVDVLLDSAAGGWNTVEREGISIRHPARFVMVGSGNPEEGELRPQLLDRFGMHAEIHTVKEPELRVQIVEQRAEFDGDPNAFCQKYFEEQEKLQSQIVRAQELLPQVTIDRDLQVKISEICSELDVDGLRGDIVTNRAAKALAAFEGRSEVTIEDIRRVIVLCLRHRLRKDPLENIDSGYKVEKSVARVFGLEVAE
- a CDS encoding M42 family metallopeptidase codes for the protein MELNGSSPAIDYDDLFDTISELVLLHSPSGVEAEIDKVLLDRFQALGVETWQDRASNIIAKIPGSKEGNAIAITAHKDEIGAAVKSIEAEGCLQVRRLGGSFPWVYGEGVVDIIGDRQTISGILSFGSRHVSHESPQKAQQEDAPLLWEDAWVETKCTDEELEKSGVRPGSRVVVGKHRKRPFRLKNYIASYTLDNKASVAILLLLAKYLTNPPVDVYLVASAKEEVGAIGALYFTQNQALDALIALEICPLAAEFALQSDRAPVLLSRDSYGIYDENLNAEILQAAKKARIPLQFAALEGFGSDGSIAMKFGHVARAACLSFPTENTHGYEIAHLEAIANCVKVLLSYGSNSEFLKDMY
- the proS gene encoding proline--tRNA ligase encodes the protein MRLQQMLFVTLRENPAEAEIPSHQLLLRAGYIRRIGSGIYAYLPLMWRVLQKVSQIVREEMDKTGAQECLLPQIQPAQLWQESGRWDTYTKAEGIMFSLVDRQQRELGLGPTHEEVITAIARDAIRSYRQLPLNLYQIQTKFRDEIRPRFGLMRGREFIMKDAYSFHTDEASLKQTYRDMDRAYNNILKRCGLQFRAVEADSGAIGGSGSQEFMILAEAGEDEILYTEDGKYAANVEKAVSLPTDAVASPFTSYEKIETPDTATIAKLAEFLKCSPTAIVKNVLYEAIYDNGIKVLVLISIRGDLDINEVKLQNELVKLAPQYNANTVIGLNVPDETAQKKWAAKPLPLGYIAPNLDDDCISPAKEVAPKFLRLADKTVVKLENFITGANESSYHVVGANWGKEFTLPELVVDIKAAKVGERSVLDSSQTLQSARGIEAGHIFQLGTKYSQAMGATYASEAGTEEPLWMGCYGIGVSRLAQAAVEQSYDKDGIIWPVAIAPYQVIIVIPNMSDSSQVETAEQLYQELNQANVETLLDDRQERAGAKFKDSDLIGIPYRIVTGRSLKSGKVEVVKRANHESQEIPLAEVTSTIKTWLEKDT
- a CDS encoding FUSC family protein; the encoded protein is MSQNSSFQTGRGLEDLERSIEALEHQWQSVRDRIHQQTLKIQTSDYAELVNLRKIVTSLTKLSQQIHTDAEIATNLSFSSTPSNSFFLTQPQPSFWWDTIKNNFNFRSVSFRHALRLAAIVITAQLIAYVLPISRGYWITLTALVALKPNFGGTFQSTGQRVLGTIVGSIIGIVLVTQIHNSVAIASLVLLLMFGAMSLRSLSYSIFITLLTPVIILLLNVIGVGDWKIGILRIIDSLIGGGLALLGSYLLFPNWEKEQLPTQLEQTIQANLAYFQAVISIYLAKNNDGESSLQRSRHRAALENANAEAAAQRLFSEPRHIRGEIEPVMTLMLYIRSFFSSVTALSEHLAELSEENRFAHIEDLTEAIARVLDNLATALNRGEEPQPLPALDNYLAVIGDRLEKLHAARFLEMTAHSIAVTPTLRSIREQTPVATELNRIVRSVTIMHCTISRMREIEAKAR
- a CDS encoding IS630 family transposase, which codes for MRKDLGNQIQKALLRSALAPQERGRKSQGFPRWTLKRFVHWLKQKWKINCCRETVRKTLKQMGFSWKKAKKLLNKGNTAKRAEFVEQITELLEDALHQKRLIIYIDEAHIHLDTDEGYGWSIRGERFWVSSSSPGRKKVSFYGVYLYNQAQTRIFPYEKAEKINTIDVLKKLRVEFPQQQITVVWDGAPYHRAKVVTEAASAMDIHLLQLPGYSPDFMPVEHLWQWLREDITYHVCYDQQQELISAVADFQHLINTTPLFLSDRLWVKKHLDPEEEKLRFSK
- a CDS encoding ABC transporter ATP-binding protein, which gives rise to MVDSTNGKEPPLIELRGVSKCFGNKVILDRVDLKIDRGEALVIIGPSGTGKSTILRMIAGLIPIDRGEIYIRGKKRLGLIEDAEDRIVISMVFQQAALFDSLTVEQNVGFYLFEHSDLSYKQIRKLVDEKLEMVGLSGTNDSYPAELSGGMRKRVSFARAVMSNPEDEDSKADVVLYDEPTAGLDPIASTVIEDLVRDLQCTERGCGTYLMVTHQESTIRRTADRVIFLYGGKIQWQGKVEEIDTTDNPLVRQFFSASIEGPIGVGD
- a CDS encoding MlaD family protein, whose translation is MRSRTVREGSVGLLIIVGVALVAGIALWLRGIKFGSRSYQIQVEFPDVNGIQVGDGVRYRGLRVGKIANIQSGTNGVDVTLEISSSDLVIPRDVNVKATSSGLIGETFIDIIPETQLSADQLELNPVGNNCNANAILCNNARLPGEKGLTLDDLLPLTYRFSQLYGDPEFFAKIDSVVVNASRAAAGVADLSQDVSLLVKDVERELAGVSQITNNLSDIANNTSSELVTTAQKYQTTADRVSELTTNVNRLLEQNQGNLTTTLNSISTTSDRLQGLIVKLDNTLGTTDTEQLAQNLETLTANAAAASENLKNISETFNDPNSLVTLQQTLDSARVTFANAQKITSDLEAFTGDPAFLENVRNLVNGLSNLVSSADRLERQIETRATISSASAQGAITPRVPPKAIAPINETLSFSKFQPESTTNFSFDKNKHQSNEFWQEK
- a CDS encoding helix-turn-helix domain-containing protein translates to MLKVDYARWNQSKELLRTEALAAKHPRTRERLMALYEISEGKSATKVGEQTRRNPQTVMEWVHRYNQEGLKAVEYQRTGGRNPFFPKRCEKI